The following proteins are encoded in a genomic region of Ptychodera flava strain L36383 chromosome 23 unlocalized genomic scaffold, AS_Pfla_20210202 Scaffold_24__1_contigs__length_23054250_pilon, whole genome shotgun sequence:
- the LOC139124903 gene encoding plancitoxin-1-like — protein sequence MLALEVLVFCLLFSTCTGISCQDDQGMNVDWFIIYNIPEIPDSDNELVKAGVAYYYFDPSVQTGRLSTVGIDSPNQALAKTLDQIYSNHKSENVAYLMYNDEWPDTKTEHWDRGHTKGDVCLDTTGGFWLVQSAPRFPEPSNGSYSWPHNAKKYGQSLLCISAQVEDGSFQKIVTALKYNCPAIFDSNIPLVIKNVVKGLDDVVNGNCKDRDEDTHYHAEIKTLEGVALDIFAKSAKFNEDIYSKFLAPYYKADMYAETWQRGKT from the exons ATGCTGGCGCTAGaagttttagttttctgtttatTATTCTCTACGTGCACTGGCATCTCGTGTCAAGATGACCAAGGAATGAATGTAGACTG gttcataATTTATAACATACCTGAGATTCCTGACAGTGATAATGAGTTGGTGAAAGCTGGTGTTGCGTACTACTACTTTGACCCATCTGTCCAGACAGGCAGACTATCAACCGTTGGGATAGACTCACCAAACCAGGCACTGGCGAAGACGTTGGACCAAATTTACAGCAATCACAAATCTGAG AATGTAGCCTACTTGATGTACAACGACGAGTGGCCAGATACAAAAACGGAACATTGGGATCGAGGCCATACGAAAG GTGACGTCTGTTTAGACACAACTGGAGGATTTTGGCTGGTACAAAGCGCTCCTCGTTTTCCAGAACCCTCAAATGGAAGTTATTCCTGGCCTCACAATGCCAAAAAATACGGACAGTCGTTGCTGTGTATCTCTGCGCAGGTTGAAGATGGCAGCTTTCAAAAAATAG tGACAGCATTGAAGTACAACTGTCCCGCCATATTCGATTCTAACATACCTCTAGTCatcaaaaatgttgtcaaaggGTTAGATGATGTGGTGAATGGAAACTGTAAAGACAGAGATGAAGATACACACTACCACGCTGAAATTAAAACACTGGAAGGGGTAGCCTTAGATATATTTGCCAAAAGTGCGAAATTTAACGAAG ATATATACAGCAAATTTCTGGCTCCTTATTACAAGGCTGACATGTATGCTGAGACTTGGCAGCGGGGGAAAACCTGA
- the LOC139124904 gene encoding large ribosomal subunit protein bL9m-like, giving the protein MNGIITAARLQTRQILQLSTALTKQPCRTTVVLERMVPPKLARKGQIPKLKTANKVYKVVKDLKHEPQEKMKLILIQDLEKYGRQGELVTVTKQVGRNKLLGPGLAVYASPENIKEYCMLEKPKVAEEEPRLSRMALKTIEYLKKNDVVIAMRNSIKFQIEKHHVIDYYEHKLGVIVPEHALQLPDTPITKFGEYTIQVTVNGIETVDVKLIVKNYVIKRKKRYLEYLEKMKMSGIIDEPVQETEET; this is encoded by the exons ATGAACGGAATTATCACTGCAGCGCGACTCCAAACTCGTCAAATACTGCAACTGTCCACAGCGTTGACGAAGCAACCATGCAGA ACAACAGTAGTTTTAGAGAGAATGGTGCCACCAAAACTTGCGAGAAAGGGACAAATACCAAAACTGAAGACAGCAAACAAAGTGTACAAAGTTGTCAAGGATCTCAAACATGAGCCgcaagaaaaaatgaaactgattcTAATCCAGGATCTTGAAA AATACGGTAGACAGGGGGAACTTGTCACCGTCACCAAGCAAGTTGGTCGCAATAAGCTACTTGGTCCTGGACTAGCAGTCTACGCCTCACCTGAAAACATCAAGGAATATTGTATGCTAGAGAAA CCAAAAGTAGCAGAGGAAGAACCCAGATTGTCAAGGATGGCACTAAAA ACGATTGaatatttgaagaaaaatgaTGTTGTCATAGCAATGAGAAAcagcataaaatttcaaatagaaAAACATCACGTTATTGACTACTATGAGCACAAG CTTGGTGTAATCGTTCCGGAACATGCGCTTCAGCTCCCAGATACACCCATCACAAAATTTGGAGAATATACGATACAAGTCACG gTGAATGGTATAGAGACAGTTGATGTCAAGTTGATTGTTAAAAACTACGTAATAAAACGGAAAAAACGATATTTAGAATacttagaaaaaatgaaaatgtcaggCATCATTGATGAACCTGTACAAGAAACTGAAGAAACGTAA
- the LOC139124966 gene encoding COMM domain-containing protein 4-like, translating into MRFRFCGDLDCPDWVLAEIATLSKITSIKMKLLCAQVIKELLGDSIDYDKVYKLTSDAKYEIGDVKGAIAALSFILTSAAKNNVDGDSLSNELQQLGLPKEHSVALCKSYEDKRSVVQENFRKHSLRLSHLESVEWRVDYVLSSSKLQEVNEPFVQIRMKVRNPDTDQSEISSFTMTSDKFRVFLNELKQAHKLMEGLQT; encoded by the exons ATG AGGTTCAGATTTTGTGGTGATTTGGATTGCCCTGATTGGGTTCTGGCAGAAATTGCCActctttcaaaaatt ACTTCAATCAAGATGAAGTTGCTCTGTGCACAAGTCATCAAAGAACTGCTGGGAGATTCCATTGAT TATGATAAAGTTTATAAACTGACTTCTGATGCGAAATATG AGATTGGTGATGTGAAAGGAGCAATAGCAGCACTCTCGTTCATCCTGACCAGTGCGGCGAAAAACAATGTAGATGGCGACTCATTGTCTAATGAACTGCAGCAGTTAGGTCTGCCAAAAG AGCATTCTGTGGCTTTATGCAAATCTTATGAAGACAAGCGCAGTGTTGTGCAagaaaattttagaaaacacaGCCTCAGAC TGTCACACCTGGAGTCGGTAGAATGGAGGGTGGATTACGTTCTCAGCTCCAGCAAGTTACAGGAAGTTAATGAACCTTTTGTCCAGATAAGAATGAAAGTACGGAACCCAGACACCGATCAGAGTGAAATATCATCGTTTACGATGACCTCTGACAAATTTCGAGTATTTCTTAATG AATTGAAGCAAGCACACAAACTGATGGAAGGTCTGCAGACGTGA